GGCGCGAACCACCTGGTCACCCTGGTCGCCCAGTCGATGGAGCTGCTGCGCAAGGCCGGAGTCGGCGCCCCGGACCGGATGCTCGGCCCGCTGCTCGGCGCCGCACTCGACAACGCCCTGCGCTCGGGCGACGCCGCGCTCACCGGCCCGGTGGCCCGCGGCGATGCCGGCACCGTCGCGGCGCACGTCGCAGAGCTGCGCAAGCACGCGCCGCAGACCGTCGCCGGATACCTCGCCATGGCCCGTACGACCGCCGACCGGGCACTGGCCCACGGCATGCTGAAGCCGGAGCTGGCGGAGGATCTGCTCGGCGTCCTCGCGGAGAACGGGGACCCCCGATGAGCCCGACCGGTCCGACCACCCCGACGAGTGCGATGAGCCCGACGAACCCGCAGAGCCCGACGAACCCGCAGAGCCCGACGAACCCGCAAAGCCCGACCAACCCGCAAAGCCCGGCCGGCCGCGGCTTCGAGCTTGTCCCCACCCGCGAAGCCCTCGAACACGCACTGGCGCGGTCCCACGGCCGCACCGCCGTCGTCATGACCATGGGCGCCCTCCACGATGGTCACGCCACCCTCGTCCGCACCGCCCGCGAGCACGTCGGCCCCAACGGCTTCGTGACCGTCACGGTCTTCGTCAACCCCCTCCAGTTCGGCGCCGGCGAGGACCTCGACCGTTACCCCCGTACCCTCGAAGCCGATCTCAAGACGGCCGAACAGGCAGGCGCGGACGTCGTGTTCGCCCCCTCCGTCGACGAGGTCTACCCGGGCGGCGCACCGCAGGTCAGAATCACCGCGGGCCCCATGGGCGAGCGACTGGAGGGAGCGTCGCGCCCCGGCCACTTCGACGGCATGCTCACGGTCGTCGCGAAGCTCCTCCACCTCACCCGCCCCGATGTCGCGTTCTTCGGGCAGAAGGACGCGCAGCAGCTCGCGCTGATCCGCCGCATGGTCCGCGATCTGAACTTCCCGGTCGAGATCGTCGGCGTACCGACCGTCCGCGAGGGCGACGGCCTCGCGCTCTCCAGCCGCAACCGATTCCTGTCGGCCGCCGAGCGCCGTACCGCACTGACCCTGTCCCGGTCCCTGTTCGCGGCCCACGACCGTCTCGCCGCCCAACACGCCCTGCACGCACGCGCGGAGGCCATCCCCGGCACGCCCGCCCGCGCCGCCGCGCTGTCCGCGATCGGCGAGGCCCGTGCCGCGGCCGACGCGCACGCGGTCGCCAAGGCAGGGCCTGGCGGCGCCGACGCCGTACGCGCCGCGGCCCGAGCCGTACTGGACGAGGGCGCGCGAGCCCAACCGCCCCTCGTTCTCGACTATCTGGCCCTCGTCGACCCGGCCACCTTCACCGAGGTCCCCGACGACCACACCGGCGACGCGATCCTCGCCGTCGCCGCGCGCGTCGGCGCGACCCGCCTGATCGACAACCTTCCCCTGACCTTCGGAGCCCCCCAGTGACCGCTGTGTCTTCCCGGGGGGCAACCCCCGGACCCCTGGCAGGCATACAGCTGCACGCCCCCGCTCCCGGCTGGGCCATCGAGGCCGATGTCGTCGTGGTCGGCTCCGGCGTCGCGGGCCTCACCACCGCGCTGCGCTGCGCCGCCGCCGGGCTGAGCACGGTCGTGGTCACCAAGGCCCGCCTGGACGACGGCTCCACGCGCTGGGCGCAGGGCGGCATCGCCGCGGCCCTCGGCGACGGCGACACCCCCGAGCAGCATCTGGACGACACCCTCGTCGCGGGCGCCGGCCTGTGCGACGAGGAGGCGGTACGCACGCTGGTCACCGAAGGCCCCGACGCCGTACGCCGGCTGATCGCCACCGGCGCGCACTTCGACACCTCCGACGCCGGCGAGATCGAGCTCACCCGCGAGGGCGGCCACCACCGCCGCCGTATCGCGCACGCGGGCGGCGACGCGACGGGCGCCGAGATCTCCCGCGCGCTGGTCGAGGCCGTGCACGCGAGCAAGCTCCGCACCATCGAGAACGCCCTGGTTCTGGACCTGTTGACGGACGCCGAAGGCCGTACGGCCGGTATCACCCTCCATGTCATGGGCGAGGGCCAGCACGACGGCGTCGGCGCGGTCCGATGCCCGACCGTCGTCCTGGCCACCGGCGGCATGGGCCAGGTCTTCTCCGCCACCACCAACCCCGCTGTCTCCACCGGCGACGGTGTCGCGCTCGCTCTGCGCGCCGGAGCCGAGGTCTCCGACCTCGAATTCGTGCAGTTCCACCCGACGGTGCTCTTCCTGGGTACGGACTCCGAGGGGCAGCAGCCGCTGGTCTCCGAGGCGGTACGGGGAGAGGGCGCCCATCTCGTCGACGCCTCCGGCATCCGCTTCATGGTCGGACAGCACGAGCTGGCCGAGCTCGCCCCCCGCGACATCGTCGCCAAGGGCATCATGCGCCGCATGCAGGAACAGGGCGCCGCGCACATGTACCTCGACGCCCGCCACTTCGGCGCCGAGATGTGGGAGCAGCGCTTCCCCACGATCCTGGCGGCCTGCCGTGCTCACGGCATAGACCCGGTCACCGAGCCGATCCCGGTCGCCCCGGCCGCCCACTACGCCTCCGGCGGTGTACGCACGGACCTGCACGGCCGCACGACGGTCCCGGGCCTGTACGCGTGCGGTGAGGTGGCCTGCACGGGCGTCCACGGCGCGAACCGCCTCGCCTCCAACTCCCTCCTCGAGGGCCTGGTCTTCGCCGAGCGCATCGCTGCCGACATTGCCTCCCGGGCCCCGCGCGAGGCCGGGCGGCCGGTCGTGCCCGCGACCCCCTCCGTACTGCCGCTCATCGCCCCCGAGGCCCGCGCGGAGATCCAGCGGATCATGTCCGAGGGCGCGGGCGTGCTCCGCTCGGCCGAGAGTCTGACGGTCGCCGCCGAGGCGCTCGCGGCCGTACACCGGAACGCGGTCAACGACGCCGCGCCCGATGGCCGAGGCGCCGCCAAGACCGCCGAGCCCGGCGTCGAGTCCTGGGAGACGTCCAACCTCCTCTGCGTCGCCCGCGTCCTGACCGCCGCCGCGCTGGAGCGCGAGGAGACCCGCGGCTGCCACTGGCGCGAGGACCGCCCCGACCGCGACGACGCCGAGTGGCGCCGCCATCTCGTCGTACGCCTCGCGCCGGACCGCAGCCTTCTCGTCCGCCGCACCGAGAACACCGCATTCGCCCCTACCGTCCCCGACGCCCCCAGGGAGCCGTAACCGTGAGCACGCCCGAAGAACGTCCGCGTCCCGTGGACGTACCGCTGATCCAGATCGGCGCACCCGCTCCGGCCGCCGCGGGTGGCTGTGGGGACGCCTGTGGCTGCTCCGGCGGCGACGAGGGGTACGACGAGCTGGAGTGCGGGCTCGACCCCGGCCTCGCCCGGCTGCTGATCGACGCGGGCCTCGACCCCGTGCAGGTCGAGGACATCGCCCATCTCGCCATCGGCGAGGACCTCGACGGCGGTGCGGATGTGACGACCGTGGCGACCGTCCCCCAGGACGCCGTCGCCACGGGCGACTTCACCGCCCGCGAGGCCGGTACGGTCGCGGGCCTGCAGGTCGCCGAGGCCATCCTGTCCATCGTCTGCACGGACGAGTTCGAGGTGGAGCGGCACGTCCAGGACGGCGACCGCGTCAAGGCCGGCCAGAAGCTGCTGTCCGTCACCACCAACACCCGTGACCTGCTCACCGGCGAGCGCAGCGCGCTCAATCTGCTGTGCCGCCTCTCGGGCATCGCGACCGCCACGCGCGCGTGGGCGGACCTCCTCGAAGGCACCAGGGCGAGGGTCCGCGACACCCGCAAGACCACGCCGGGCCTGCGCGCCCTGGAGAAGTACGCGGTGCGCTGCGGCGGCGGCGTCAACCACCGCATGTCGCTGTCCGACGCAGCGCTGGTCAAGGACAACCACGTGGTGGCGGCGGGCGGTGTCGCACAGGCCTTCAAGGCCGTACGGGAGCGGTTCCCCCAACTCGCGATCGAGGTCGAGGTGGACACCATGGACCAGGTCCGCGAGGTCCTCGACGCGGGCGCCGACCTGATCCTGCTGGACAACTTCACCCCCGCCGAGACCAAGGAGGCCGTCGCCCTCGTCGCGAACCGCGCCGCCCTGGAGTCCTCGGGCCGCCTCACCCTCGAGACCGCTCGTGCGTACGCCGAGACGGGCGTCGACTACCTCGCGGTGGGCGCGCTCACGCACTCCTCCCCGATCCTCGACATCGGCCTCGACCTGCGCGAGGCAGGCGTCTGATGCTGCTCACGATCGACGTCGGCAACACCCATACCGTCCTTGGCCTGTTCGACGGTGAGGAGATCGTCGAGCACTGGCGGATCTCCACCGACGCCCGCCGCACGGCCGACGAACTCGCCGTCCTGCTCCAGGGCCTGATGGGCATGCACCCGCTGCTCGGCGACGAGCTGGGCGACGGCATCGAGGGCATCGCGATCTGCTCCACCGTCCCCTCCGTGCTGCACGAACTGCGCGAGGTGACCCGCCGCTACTACGGCGACGTCCCGGCGGTCCTGGTCGAGCCCGGCATCAAGACCGGTGTCCCGATCCTGATGGACAACCCCAAGGAGGTCGGCGCGGACCGCATCATCAACGCGGTCGCCGCTGTCGATCTCTACGGCGGCCCGGCGATCGTCGTCGACTTCGGTACGGCGACGACGTTCGACGCGGTCAGCGCGCGCGGTGAGTACGCGGGCGGTGTGATCGCCCCCGGCATCGAGATCTCCGTCGAGGCACTCGGCGTCAAGGGCGCGCAACTCCGCAAGATCGAACTGGCCCGCCCGCGCAGCGTGATCGGCAAGAACACCGTCGAGGCCATGCAGTCGGGCATCGTGTACGGCTTCGCGGGCCAGGTCGACGGCGTCGTGGCACGGATGAAGGTCGAGCTGGCCGACGACCCCGACGAGGTCACCGTGATCGCGACGGGCGGCCTGGCCCCGATGGTGCTCGGCGAATCCTCGGCGATCGACGAGCACGAGCCCTGGCTGACGCTGATCGGCCTGCGCCTGGTCTACGAGCGGAACGTCTCCCGGATGTAACTGGGGGCTTCGCCCTCAGACCCTTCAGTCCTCAGACCCCCAGTCCTCAACCGCCCCAGTCCTCAATCGCCGGACGGGCTCAGAATGAGCCCCTCCGACGATCGAGGACTGGGGTCCGCCGCGCCCGGGGTTGGTCGATTAACCCGATTTTGTCCAAGTCGCACGTATCGTCGGCCCATGCCCACGCCTTACGGATCCCGCGGCGGAATGGCCTTCAGCGCAGACGAGCTGCGTGTGCTCCGACGCGCCCTCGCCATCGCCCTCCATCCTGTCCCTCTCGCCGACGAGGACATCCAGGACTGCCTGCGTCTGGCCGATTCCGTGGACGAGACGGTCCGCGAGGCCGGTCGGCTGCGTTCGTTCCTCCACGCCGACCTCGCCCGCTACCGCGACGCGCTCCCCGGCACCGCCACCGGCTATCTGGAGCTCCTCCAGGACGCCCTGGCCGCCGGCTACGACCCCCGCCCCGCGGATCTGGCCGCGCTGCGCACCCTGCGCGGCACACCGGTCGGCGCCGCCGTGCTGCGCCGCTGCCAGGCGCTCGCGGAGCAGTCCCTGCGAGCCCTGCTGGCGGGCCGTACCCCCAAGGCCGCGGCATCCCCCACCGCGCCCGCCCCCCGCACCCGGCTCCACGCGCTCCCCGGCGGCCGCGCCGCCGACGAGCCGAAGAAGCCGCAGCCCAAGCCGCCCGAGCCCATCGAGCGCCCGGTGCCGAAGCCCTCCGAGGTCTTCCCGCCCCGCCGCCGGCCCGTGCCCCCACCGGAACAGCTGGCCGCCGGATAGCTACTCTGGGAGCCATGGACTACGTATCCGCGCTCCTGCCCCCCGTGGTGATGGCCGCCTTCTTCACCGCCCTGGTCGTGACGATCGTCAAGAGTCAGGGTGGCCCGAACAAGGCCAAGGAGGACGCGATCGTGGACGCCGCGCTCGCCCGCGCGGAGGCCACCCGGCAGGCCGACCGCCGCGACTGACGCCGCCCGAAGGCAGCAGGCGCACGGAGGCGGGCGCACCCCTCCGCATCGAGGACGTACGGCAGATTTCCAGCTGTACGTCCTTTTTGTTACGCCAATAGCCAGTCATTCCGACATCTCGCACTATGGTGGCTGCTGTGCCCCGCCAATTGGGAGAGCTGGAAGACGCCGTCATGACTCGCGTCTGGCAATGGAACCGGCCTGTCACGGTCCGGGAAGTCCTTGAAGACCTTCAGCAGGAACGGTCCATCGCCTACACCACCGTCATGACGGTAATGGACAATCTCCATCAGAAGGGCTGGGTACGGAGGGAAGTCGACGGCCGCGCCTATCGATATACGGCGGTCTCCACCCGCGCCGCCTACTCCGCCGCACTCATGAACGAAGCCTGGTCCAAGAGCGACAACCCCGCGGCCGCGCTTGTCGCCTTCTTCGGCATGATGTCGCCCGAGCAGCGCGAAGCTCTCCTTGCCGCCGTCCGCATCGTTCAGGGCGACGAGGCCGCCGATGGCGGGGCCGCACCGGGGCGATAGCGTCGCCCCATGCCTTATGCCGCAGCAAATGCCATCACCGTCCGGCGTGCCAGGACCAGCGATGTGCCCTCGGTCCGCCGACTCGTGGACCCGTACGTGAGGGAAGGCATCCTGCTCGACAAAGCGACCGTCACGCTTTACGAAGCCATCCAGGAGTTCTGGGTCGCGGAACGCGACGACGACGCCACGGTGGTCGGCTGCGGTGCACTCCACGTCATGTGGGAAGACCTCGCCGAAGTACGTACTCTCGCGGTCGATCCCGCGTGCAAGGGCACCGGCGTGGGGCATCAGGTGCTGGACACACTGCTGCGGACGGCCCGATGGCTCGGTGTACGCCGGGTTTTCTGCCTCACCTTCGAACGCGACTTCTTCGGGAAGCACGGCTTCGTGGAGATCGGTGAGACACCGGTCGACGGAGATGTCTACAGCGAGCTGCTGCGTTCCTATGACGAGGGCGTCGCCGAGTTCCTCGGCCTCGAACGAGTGAAGCCGAACACCTTGGGCAACAGCCGGATGCTTCTGCACCTGTGATCACCGCAAGAAGCGGAACCCTTTGTCCGAATCGCGCATGTTTCCCGCGTTCTTGAGGTTCTGAACCTCTGCCAAGGGTTTGTGTTTTCCAAGGAAAAGCGGTTTCCTTTCCGCGTACTGCATTTTCGATGAAAGGAAATCCGGTGGCACAGAAGGTTCAGGTCCTTCTTGTCGATGACCTCGACGGCGTTGAGGCGGACGAGACCGTGACGTTCGCTCTGGACGGCAAGACCTACGAGATCGACCTCACCACCGCCAATGCGGACAAGCTCCGTGGCCTGCTGGAGGCGTACGTCAAGAGCGGCCGACGCACCGGTGGCCGCGCTGCGGTCGGCCGTGGCAAGGGTCGCGCCGCCGCGGGTGGCAACAAGGACACCGC
The Streptomyces lunaelactis genome window above contains:
- the panC gene encoding pantoate--beta-alanine ligase, whose amino-acid sequence is MSPTGPTTPTSAMSPTNPQSPTNPQSPTNPQSPTNPQSPAGRGFELVPTREALEHALARSHGRTAVVMTMGALHDGHATLVRTAREHVGPNGFVTVTVFVNPLQFGAGEDLDRYPRTLEADLKTAEQAGADVVFAPSVDEVYPGGAPQVRITAGPMGERLEGASRPGHFDGMLTVVAKLLHLTRPDVAFFGQKDAQQLALIRRMVRDLNFPVEIVGVPTVREGDGLALSSRNRFLSAAERRTALTLSRSLFAAHDRLAAQHALHARAEAIPGTPARAAALSAIGEARAAADAHAVAKAGPGGADAVRAAARAVLDEGARAQPPLVLDYLALVDPATFTEVPDDHTGDAILAVAARVGATRLIDNLPLTFGAPQ
- a CDS encoding L-aspartate oxidase, producing MAGIQLHAPAPGWAIEADVVVVGSGVAGLTTALRCAAAGLSTVVVTKARLDDGSTRWAQGGIAAALGDGDTPEQHLDDTLVAGAGLCDEEAVRTLVTEGPDAVRRLIATGAHFDTSDAGEIELTREGGHHRRRIAHAGGDATGAEISRALVEAVHASKLRTIENALVLDLLTDAEGRTAGITLHVMGEGQHDGVGAVRCPTVVLATGGMGQVFSATTNPAVSTGDGVALALRAGAEVSDLEFVQFHPTVLFLGTDSEGQQPLVSEAVRGEGAHLVDASGIRFMVGQHELAELAPRDIVAKGIMRRMQEQGAAHMYLDARHFGAEMWEQRFPTILAACRAHGIDPVTEPIPVAPAAHYASGGVRTDLHGRTTVPGLYACGEVACTGVHGANRLASNSLLEGLVFAERIAADIASRAPREAGRPVVPATPSVLPLIAPEARAEIQRIMSEGAGVLRSAESLTVAAEALAAVHRNAVNDAAPDGRGAAKTAEPGVESWETSNLLCVARVLTAAALEREETRGCHWREDRPDRDDAEWRRHLVVRLAPDRSLLVRRTENTAFAPTVPDAPREP
- the nadC gene encoding carboxylating nicotinate-nucleotide diphosphorylase, translating into MSTPEERPRPVDVPLIQIGAPAPAAAGGCGDACGCSGGDEGYDELECGLDPGLARLLIDAGLDPVQVEDIAHLAIGEDLDGGADVTTVATVPQDAVATGDFTAREAGTVAGLQVAEAILSIVCTDEFEVERHVQDGDRVKAGQKLLSVTTNTRDLLTGERSALNLLCRLSGIATATRAWADLLEGTRARVRDTRKTTPGLRALEKYAVRCGGGVNHRMSLSDAALVKDNHVVAAGGVAQAFKAVRERFPQLAIEVEVDTMDQVREVLDAGADLILLDNFTPAETKEAVALVANRAALESSGRLTLETARAYAETGVDYLAVGALTHSSPILDIGLDLREAGV
- a CDS encoding type III pantothenate kinase, whose translation is MLLTIDVGNTHTVLGLFDGEEIVEHWRISTDARRTADELAVLLQGLMGMHPLLGDELGDGIEGIAICSTVPSVLHELREVTRRYYGDVPAVLVEPGIKTGVPILMDNPKEVGADRIINAVAAVDLYGGPAIVVDFGTATTFDAVSARGEYAGGVIAPGIEISVEALGVKGAQLRKIELARPRSVIGKNTVEAMQSGIVYGFAGQVDGVVARMKVELADDPDEVTVIATGGLAPMVLGESSAIDEHEPWLTLIGLRLVYERNVSRM
- a CDS encoding BlaI/MecI/CopY family transcriptional regulator — its product is MPRQLGELEDAVMTRVWQWNRPVTVREVLEDLQQERSIAYTTVMTVMDNLHQKGWVRREVDGRAYRYTAVSTRAAYSAALMNEAWSKSDNPAAALVAFFGMMSPEQREALLAAVRIVQGDEAADGGAAPGR
- a CDS encoding amino-acid N-acetyltransferase, which produces MPYAAANAITVRRARTSDVPSVRRLVDPYVREGILLDKATVTLYEAIQEFWVAERDDDATVVGCGALHVMWEDLAEVRTLAVDPACKGTGVGHQVLDTLLRTARWLGVRRVFCLTFERDFFGKHGFVEIGETPVDGDVYSELLRSYDEGVAEFLGLERVKPNTLGNSRMLLHL
- a CDS encoding histone-like nucleoid-structuring protein Lsr2, which encodes MAQKVQVLLVDDLDGVEADETVTFALDGKTYEIDLTTANADKLRGLLEAYVKSGRRTGGRAAVGRGKGRAAAGGNKDTAAIRAWAKSNGYEVNDRGRVPATVRDAYEKANG